The following are from one region of the Amycolatopsis sp. QT-25 genome:
- a CDS encoding YegS/Rv2252/BmrU family lipid kinase yields the protein MHAALAVHPASGDGAAGRLMESVAARLRPVVDRLDVLVADTVEESRALMTDSRAAGLDVLVVLGGDGAAHQGVQFCAESGVALGLVPAGTGNDFARALELPGRPHVAADLVARRIAGGNRRRIDLGRAGGEWFATVLCSGFDALVTERANRLTWPRGPRRYDVAILAELAAFRPRPVVLRTDVETIELDATMIAVGNTPYYGGGMPICPGADPEDGLFDVTVVGNATRSDLLRMLPRVRSGRHLTHPAVRTLKAGRIHLAGSELPVYADGEPLGGPPIDITCVPGALTVLG from the coding sequence ATGCACGCGGCGCTGGCCGTCCACCCCGCCTCCGGTGACGGGGCCGCGGGACGGCTGATGGAGTCGGTCGCGGCGCGGCTGCGGCCCGTCGTGGACCGGCTCGACGTCCTCGTCGCCGACACGGTCGAGGAATCCCGCGCGCTCATGACCGATTCGCGCGCGGCCGGGCTGGACGTCCTAGTCGTACTCGGTGGCGACGGGGCGGCGCACCAGGGTGTGCAGTTCTGCGCCGAATCCGGCGTCGCCCTCGGCCTCGTGCCCGCGGGCACCGGCAACGACTTCGCCAGAGCGCTCGAGCTCCCCGGACGACCGCACGTCGCCGCCGATCTCGTCGCCAGACGGATCGCGGGAGGAAACCGGCGGAGGATCGACCTCGGCCGGGCAGGCGGCGAATGGTTCGCCACGGTCCTGTGCTCCGGTTTCGACGCATTGGTCACCGAACGCGCCAACCGGCTGACCTGGCCTCGCGGCCCCCGCCGCTACGACGTCGCCATCCTGGCCGAACTCGCCGCGTTCCGGCCCCGGCCGGTGGTGCTCCGCACGGACGTCGAGACGATCGAACTCGACGCCACCATGATCGCCGTCGGCAACACCCCGTACTACGGCGGCGGCATGCCGATCTGCCCCGGCGCGGACCCGGAAGACGGCCTGTTCGACGTCACGGTCGTCGGGAACGCGACCCGGAGCGATCTGCTCCGCATGCTGCCCCGTGTCCGCTCCGGCCGGCATCTGACGCATCCGGCGGTGCGGACCCTCAAGGCCGGTCGGATTCACCTGGCGGGCAGCGAGCTGCCCGTCTACGCCGACGGCGAGCCGCTGGGCGGACCGCCGATCGACATCACCTGTGTCCCCGGCGCGCTCACCGTCCTCGGCTGA
- a CDS encoding bacteriophage holin: MSYLPSIALAVAGLLLLLVLLLKLRRVLRVLTHTMSMVATNTRKRTGLLRARSAALHVAIAERRGLENR; encoded by the coding sequence GTGTCGTACCTGCCGAGCATCGCCCTCGCCGTCGCCGGGCTGCTCCTGCTCCTTGTTCTGCTCCTCAAATTACGCAGAGTCTTGCGCGTGCTCACCCATACGATGAGCATGGTGGCTACGAACACCCGGAAACGGACAGGGCTCCTTCGCGCCCGGTCGGCCGCGCTCCACGTGGCGATCGCGGAACGACGTGGGCTCGAAAACCGGTAA
- a CDS encoding DEAD/DEAH box helicase, whose protein sequence is MVNSPPQTPAEAYAASQRRGRYPQLTRFAAESSFEFDDFQVRGCEALEDGHGVLVCAPTGAGKTVVGEFAVHLALAEGRKCFYTTPIKALSNQKYADLVARHGADAVGLLTGDTSINGNAQVVVMTTEVLRNMLYAGSSTIGELAYVVMDEVHYLADRFRGAVWEEVILHLPEHVRVVGLSATVSNAEEFGEWLVEVRGDTTVVVDEHRPVPLWQHMLVGNRLLDLFAGQEEHAPDAELRINPSLLRRTEEIGGRFAPAGLRGPKGRRGAPSRMPRYRPPSRTDTVERLDNAGLLPAIVFIFSRAGCDAAVGQCVRSGLRLNDPEEVEKVRRIVAQRTKDLPEGDLGVLGFWEWREALERGIAGHHAGLLPAFKETVEELFVQGLVKVVFATETLALGINMPARTVVLERLVKYNGEAHVDLTPGEYTQLTGRAGRRGIDVEGHAVVAWQPGIDPKQVGGLASTRTYPLRSSFRPGYNMAVNLVAQVGAEAARDLLEQSFAQFQADRSVVGTARRIERNKEALRGYASAITGDFDQMLEYVDLRAKISAREKALSRQNTSARRAGTAESLEKLRKGDVIAVPAGRRAGLAVVVDPGLDPIREPRPVVVTEDRWSGPLSVSDFPSPVEALGNIKLPKHIELRSPKTRRDIASSLRNAGISLPGRQKRRAGANEDGELAALRRALRAHPCHGLAEREANLRWVERYQRLTAETEQLERKVAATTHSLARAFDRILRLLGERGYLGPESKGNGENRVTEHGKRLTRLYSESDLLAAECIRHDVWKGLTPAELAAVVSTLVFEARRDTAGEPRLPVGKVVDAWQATTRLWMELTEDERRHKLNRTREPDAGFAWPVYRWARGESLEKVLTAAEANGQELSAGDFVRWSRQVIDLLDQIRDVLGKADPVGAAASDAVKALRRGVVAAGGA, encoded by the coding sequence GTGGTCAATAGCCCTCCTCAGACCCCGGCCGAGGCCTACGCCGCCTCCCAGCGCCGCGGCCGGTACCCCCAGCTGACCCGCTTCGCGGCGGAATCGTCGTTCGAATTCGACGACTTCCAGGTCCGCGGTTGCGAGGCGCTCGAAGACGGGCACGGCGTGCTCGTCTGCGCGCCCACCGGTGCCGGGAAGACCGTGGTCGGCGAGTTCGCGGTGCACCTCGCCCTCGCCGAGGGCCGCAAGTGCTTCTACACGACTCCCATCAAGGCGCTGTCGAACCAGAAGTACGCCGACCTCGTCGCCCGCCACGGCGCGGACGCCGTGGGCCTGCTGACCGGTGACACCTCGATCAACGGCAACGCGCAGGTCGTGGTCATGACCACCGAGGTCCTGCGTAACATGCTCTACGCCGGGTCCTCGACCATCGGCGAGCTCGCGTACGTGGTGATGGACGAGGTCCACTACCTCGCCGACCGGTTCCGCGGCGCCGTCTGGGAAGAGGTCATCCTCCACCTGCCCGAGCACGTCCGCGTCGTCGGCCTGTCGGCCACGGTGAGCAACGCCGAGGAGTTCGGCGAATGGCTGGTCGAGGTCCGCGGGGACACGACCGTCGTCGTCGACGAACACCGTCCCGTGCCGCTGTGGCAGCACATGCTGGTCGGCAACCGGCTGCTGGATCTGTTCGCCGGCCAGGAGGAACACGCGCCGGACGCCGAACTGCGGATCAATCCCAGCCTGCTTCGCCGCACGGAGGAGATCGGCGGCCGGTTCGCCCCGGCCGGCCTGCGCGGGCCGAAGGGACGGCGAGGAGCGCCGTCGCGGATGCCCAGGTACCGGCCGCCGTCCCGCACCGACACGGTCGAGCGGCTGGACAACGCCGGCCTGTTGCCCGCCATCGTCTTCATCTTCTCCCGCGCCGGCTGCGACGCCGCGGTCGGCCAGTGCGTCCGGTCCGGTCTGCGGCTCAACGATCCCGAAGAGGTCGAGAAGGTCCGCCGGATCGTCGCCCAGCGCACCAAGGACCTGCCCGAAGGAGACCTCGGCGTCCTCGGTTTCTGGGAATGGCGTGAGGCGCTCGAACGCGGTATCGCCGGACACCACGCCGGGCTGCTCCCGGCGTTCAAGGAGACGGTCGAGGAGCTGTTCGTCCAGGGCCTCGTGAAGGTCGTCTTCGCCACCGAGACACTGGCGCTCGGCATCAACATGCCCGCGCGCACCGTGGTGCTGGAACGGCTCGTGAAGTACAACGGAGAGGCGCACGTCGACCTGACGCCGGGGGAGTACACGCAGCTCACCGGGCGAGCGGGGCGGCGCGGCATCGACGTCGAGGGGCACGCCGTCGTCGCCTGGCAGCCGGGGATCGACCCGAAGCAGGTCGGCGGCCTGGCCTCGACCAGGACGTACCCGCTGCGGTCGTCCTTCCGGCCCGGCTACAACATGGCGGTGAACCTGGTCGCCCAGGTCGGCGCCGAGGCGGCCCGTGACCTGCTGGAACAGTCGTTCGCGCAGTTCCAGGCCGACCGGTCGGTGGTCGGGACGGCGCGGCGGATCGAGCGGAACAAGGAAGCCTTGCGGGGCTACGCCTCCGCCATCACCGGCGATTTCGACCAGATGCTGGAGTACGTCGACCTGCGCGCGAAGATCTCCGCACGGGAGAAGGCGCTCTCGCGCCAGAACACGTCGGCTCGCCGGGCCGGCACCGCCGAGTCGCTGGAGAAGCTCCGCAAGGGCGACGTCATCGCCGTGCCCGCCGGGCGCCGCGCGGGGCTCGCGGTCGTCGTCGATCCGGGGCTCGACCCGATTCGTGAACCGCGGCCGGTGGTGGTCACCGAGGACCGCTGGTCCGGGCCGCTCTCGGTCTCCGACTTCCCGTCGCCGGTGGAGGCGCTGGGGAACATCAAGCTGCCGAAGCACATCGAGCTGCGTTCACCCAAGACACGGCGTGACATCGCGTCGAGTCTGCGCAACGCGGGAATCTCCTTGCCGGGCAGGCAGAAGCGTCGCGCCGGGGCCAATGAGGACGGTGAGCTGGCCGCGCTGCGGCGTGCGCTGCGCGCGCATCCGTGTCATGGCCTGGCCGAACGCGAGGCGAACCTGCGCTGGGTCGAGCGGTATCAGCGGCTCACCGCCGAGACCGAGCAACTGGAACGCAAGGTCGCCGCGACCACGCATTCACTCGCACGCGCCTTCGACCGCATCCTGCGGCTGCTCGGCGAACGCGGGTACCTCGGTCCCGAATCGAAGGGCAACGGCGAGAACCGCGTCACCGAACACGGCAAGCGGCTCACCCGCCTCTACAGCGAGTCGGACCTGCTCGCCGCCGAATGCATCCGGCACGACGTCTGGAAGGGCCTCACGCCGGCCGAACTCGCGGCGGTCGTCTCGACGCTGGTCTTCGAGGCACGCCGGGACACCGCCGGAGAGCCTCGTCTGCCGGTGGGCAAGGTGGTCGACGCCTGGCAGGCGACCACGCGCCTGTGGATGGAGCTCACCGAGGACGAGCGGCGCCACAAGCTGAACCGCACCCGCGAGCCCGACGCCGGTTTCGCCTGGCCCGTGTACCGGTGGGCTCGCGGCGAGTCGCTGGAGAAGGTCCTCACCGCCGCCGAAGCGAACGGGCAGGAGTTGTCCGCCGGTGACTTCGTGCGATGGTCGCGGCAGGTCATCGACCTGCTGGACCAGATCCGCGACGTTCTCGGGAAGGCGGATCCGGTCGGGGCGGCGGCATCGGACGCGGTGAAGGCCTTGCGGCGCGGAGTCGTGGCGGCCGGGGGCGCGTAA
- a CDS encoding YafY family protein has protein sequence MSATGRMPRLLALVPYLLARPGIKIDDAAHDFDVTPKQLRKDLELLWMCGLPGYGPGDLIDLSFEGDTIVVTHDAGMNRPLRLTGGEATAMLVALRALAETPGVVDADAVRRAIAKIEAAAGQAQPSGIVVGGGVREGKKTAGTREAVRSALTAKRALRIRYYTASKDEITERTVDPMRLLIVQAVGYLEAWCRRAEGVRLFRLDRIDELTVLGEPAVPPAHARPTDLSDGVFRPRPDQQEGVLVLDPDARWVAEYYPCEELDELDGGRLRIRMRYADESWMVRLILGLGGDAQVESPAALGEAVRQRAADALARARHLTSTYEQ, from the coding sequence ATGAGCGCCACCGGACGGATGCCGCGGCTGCTCGCACTCGTGCCGTACCTGCTCGCCCGGCCGGGGATCAAGATCGACGACGCCGCGCACGACTTCGACGTCACGCCCAAGCAGCTGCGCAAGGACCTCGAACTGCTGTGGATGTGCGGGCTGCCCGGCTACGGCCCGGGCGACCTGATCGACCTCTCCTTCGAAGGCGACACGATCGTCGTCACGCACGACGCCGGGATGAACCGCCCCCTGCGGCTCACCGGCGGCGAGGCGACGGCCATGCTCGTCGCGCTGCGGGCCTTGGCCGAGACGCCCGGCGTGGTCGACGCCGACGCGGTCCGCCGCGCCATCGCGAAGATCGAGGCCGCCGCCGGCCAGGCCCAGCCGTCGGGGATCGTCGTCGGCGGGGGAGTGCGGGAGGGCAAGAAGACCGCCGGCACCCGCGAAGCCGTCCGGTCCGCTCTCACCGCGAAGCGCGCGTTGCGGATCCGGTACTACACGGCGTCGAAGGACGAGATCACCGAACGCACCGTCGATCCCATGCGGCTGCTCATCGTCCAGGCGGTCGGGTACCTCGAAGCGTGGTGCCGCCGTGCCGAGGGTGTCCGGCTGTTCCGGCTCGACCGCATCGACGAGCTCACCGTGCTGGGCGAACCCGCCGTCCCGCCGGCGCACGCGCGGCCCACTGACCTTTCCGATGGTGTTTTCCGGCCCCGTCCCGATCAGCAGGAGGGCGTCCTCGTCCTCGACCCCGACGCACGCTGGGTAGCCGAGTACTACCCCTGCGAGGAGCTCGACGAACTCGACGGCGGGCGGCTGCGCATCCGAATGCGGTACGCGGACGAGTCCTGGATGGTCCGGCTGATCCTGGGGCTCGGCGGAGACGCGCAGGTCGAAAGCCCGGCGGCGCTCGGAGAGGCGGTTCGTCAGCGGGCGGCCGACGCACTGGCCCGGGCTCGTCACCTAACGTCAACCTACGAGCAGTAA
- a CDS encoding SRPBCC family protein: MDNEETRLELRREYPDPIEDVWSALTESERTARWFGTWTGEPGVGNTIMLSMTAEESSEPAPAVIRECDPPKRLAVDLHNTGEPTWQVELTLTPHGDGTVLDFVHRTPRPDWDTSDIAKGWHFYLDRLGASLAGDPVPEWDSYEPPSLEA, encoded by the coding sequence ATGGACAACGAAGAAACCCGGCTCGAACTCCGGCGCGAGTATCCCGACCCGATCGAAGACGTCTGGTCGGCACTCACCGAATCCGAGCGGACGGCCCGCTGGTTCGGCACGTGGACGGGCGAGCCAGGGGTCGGCAACACGATCATGCTGTCGATGACCGCGGAGGAAAGCTCCGAACCGGCACCCGCCGTCATCCGGGAATGCGATCCGCCGAAACGGCTGGCCGTGGATCTGCACAACACCGGCGAGCCGACCTGGCAGGTGGAGCTGACCTTGACCCCGCACGGCGACGGAACGGTGCTCGACTTCGTGCACCGGACGCCCAGACCCGACTGGGACACCTCGGACATCGCCAAGGGCTGGCACTTCTATCTCGACCGGCTCGGCGCGTCCCTCGCCGGCGACCCGGTGCCCGAGTGGGACTCGTACGAGCCGCCTAGTTTGGAGGCATGA
- a CDS encoding SDR family oxidoreductase yields MNDRVLLITGASRGLGEATARRAAAAGFRLALLARDREALRPLVAEFGEDRALAVAADVTDWGSLSSAVETVKTTFGGLDAVFANAGQSVVVSFFGDGGADPEQWRDMVLTNVYGTALTARATLPSLAESKGHLVLTGSVAGRYHRPGNLYSATKWAVTGLAGSIREEAIGTGVRVTVVQPGLVDTSMIPEDSKAKPKLEPDDVARAVLYALAQPPSVDVNEIVVRPTGQVR; encoded by the coding sequence ATGAACGATCGAGTACTGCTGATCACCGGTGCCTCCCGCGGTCTCGGCGAGGCCACCGCACGCCGGGCGGCCGCGGCCGGGTTCCGGCTGGCGTTGCTCGCCCGCGACCGCGAGGCGCTGCGCCCCCTCGTCGCCGAGTTCGGCGAGGATCGCGCGCTCGCGGTCGCGGCGGACGTCACCGACTGGGGTTCGCTGTCCTCCGCGGTCGAGACGGTGAAGACCACCTTCGGCGGGCTGGACGCGGTTTTCGCCAACGCGGGACAAAGCGTCGTGGTCTCGTTCTTCGGCGACGGCGGCGCGGACCCCGAACAGTGGCGGGACATGGTGCTGACGAACGTCTACGGCACCGCCCTCACCGCACGGGCGACGCTGCCGTCGCTGGCGGAATCGAAGGGACACCTCGTGCTCACCGGTTCGGTCGCCGGGCGCTACCACCGGCCGGGGAACCTCTACTCGGCGACGAAATGGGCGGTGACCGGGCTCGCCGGATCGATCCGCGAGGAGGCCATCGGCACCGGCGTCCGGGTCACCGTCGTGCAACCGGGCCTGGTGGACACCTCGATGATCCCCGAGGACTCGAAGGCCAAGCCGAAACTGGAACCCGACGACGTCGCGAGGGCGGTGCTCTACGCGCTCGCGCAGCCGCCCTCGGTCGACGTCAACGAGATCGTGGTCCGCCCGACCGGGCAGGTCCGCTAG
- a CDS encoding helix-turn-helix domain-containing protein → MVTRPAQDRRNEEKRAYDAYLAACPARKLLDEVSGKWVSLVLVALGDGPQRYSDLSRRIDGVSPKMLTQTLRTLERDGLLTRTVTACVPVRVDYELTELGRGLRQLLAGIKGWAETRFEEVETARNRYDARSAAVTTGSDGAG, encoded by the coding sequence GTGGTCACACGTCCGGCACAGGACCGGCGAAACGAGGAGAAACGGGCCTACGACGCCTATCTCGCGGCCTGCCCCGCCCGAAAACTGCTCGACGAGGTCTCGGGTAAGTGGGTGAGCCTCGTCCTCGTCGCACTGGGCGACGGGCCCCAGCGTTACAGCGACCTCTCCCGCAGGATCGACGGCGTCAGCCCGAAGATGCTCACGCAGACCCTGCGGACCCTGGAACGCGATGGCCTGCTGACCCGGACCGTCACCGCTTGCGTGCCGGTGCGTGTGGACTACGAACTGACCGAGCTCGGCCGGGGCCTCCGGCAACTGCTGGCGGGGATCAAGGGCTGGGCCGAGACGCGATTCGAGGAGGTCGAGACCGCCAGGAATCGTTACGACGCGCGATCGGCGGCTGTCACCACCGGGTCGGACGGCGCGGGCTAG
- a CDS encoding WYL domain-containing protein yields MSTARAERLVNLVLALLSTRQYLTAERIRGIVPGYADAASDEAYFRMFERDKTELRELGIPLETGRNSAFDAIDGYRIARRDYELGEIDLAPDEATAVGLAVRLWDSPELTGEAQGALVKLRAAGVEVDDHAPTVVEPRVRAEPAFGPLLAAVQAGQAVRFEYRRSGSAERKIRTLEPWGVVSWRGRWYVVGYDRDRGAPRCFRLSRVTGKVEAFGPPGVVERPEGVNLLRMVSASSSEDPSAVTTASVWVADGRAAGVRRRGRVVGRSDAGGEEGDLVEIALFYPESAVDWLTAHGPDVLVLEPEVLAKSVFSRLEAIAHAGGAR; encoded by the coding sequence GTGTCCACCGCTCGCGCCGAACGTCTGGTCAACCTGGTTCTGGCCCTCCTGTCCACTCGGCAGTACCTCACCGCCGAGCGGATCCGGGGCATCGTGCCCGGGTACGCCGACGCGGCCAGCGACGAGGCGTACTTCCGGATGTTCGAGCGCGACAAGACCGAACTGCGCGAACTCGGCATCCCGCTGGAGACCGGCCGCAATTCCGCGTTCGACGCGATCGACGGCTACCGCATCGCGCGGCGTGACTACGAACTCGGCGAAATCGACCTCGCGCCCGACGAGGCGACCGCGGTCGGCCTCGCCGTCCGGCTCTGGGATTCCCCGGAACTGACCGGTGAGGCCCAAGGCGCGCTGGTGAAGCTCCGCGCGGCAGGGGTCGAGGTCGACGACCACGCCCCGACCGTCGTCGAGCCCCGCGTCCGCGCCGAACCGGCGTTCGGCCCGCTGCTCGCCGCCGTCCAAGCCGGGCAGGCGGTGCGCTTCGAGTACCGCCGCAGCGGTTCGGCCGAGCGCAAGATCCGCACTCTCGAACCGTGGGGCGTGGTGTCGTGGCGGGGCCGGTGGTACGTCGTCGGGTACGACAGGGACCGCGGCGCGCCCCGCTGCTTCCGCCTTTCGCGCGTGACGGGGAAGGTCGAGGCCTTCGGCCCGCCCGGCGTCGTCGAGCGTCCGGAAGGGGTCAATCTGCTGCGGATGGTCTCCGCGAGCAGCAGCGAAGATCCATCGGCGGTCACCACGGCCAGTGTCTGGGTCGCCGACGGCAGGGCGGCCGGAGTCCGCCGCCGCGGCCGGGTGGTCGGCCGCAGCGACGCCGGGGGAGAAGAAGGCGACCTCGTGGAGATCGCGCTGTTCTACCCCGAATCCGCCGTCGACTGGCTCACCGCCCACGGCCCGGACGTCCTCGTTCTCGAACCCGAGGTGCTCGCGAAGTCGGTCTTCAGCCGTCTCGAGGCCATCGCGCACGCCGGCGGTGCCCGATGA
- the tatA gene encoding Sec-independent protein translocase subunit TatA, which produces MNALQPWHIIILVLVVVLLFGAKRLPDAARSIGKSMKIFKAETKDMAGDKDKAAETEEVETKQLPQATTPAPAGTAQDKQVADLQRQLDELKKQQAATPAPAEQVQKNAS; this is translated from the coding sequence ATGAACGCGCTGCAGCCGTGGCACATCATCATCCTGGTGCTCGTCGTTGTCCTGCTGTTCGGCGCCAAGAGGCTTCCGGACGCCGCGCGGTCCATCGGCAAGTCCATGAAGATCTTCAAGGCCGAGACCAAGGACATGGCCGGGGACAAGGACAAGGCCGCCGAGACCGAAGAGGTCGAGACCAAGCAGCTGCCGCAGGCCACCACGCCCGCGCCTGCCGGGACCGCGCAGGACAAGCAGGTCGCCGACCTCCAGCGCCAGCTCGACGAGCTCAAGAAGCAGCAGGCCGCCACGCCCGCTCCGGCCGAGCAGGTGCAGAAGAACGCCAGCTGA
- the tatC gene encoding twin-arginine translocase subunit TatC gives MADSASGEERRGPKRRKRSRRSNPDGTMTLIEHIYEFRRRLGFALLAILAGGIIGFLWFQTKVGPIPSLGQIMTGPYCGIPYQRRLGGELNGPCQLLQTVPFEAFMIQLKVGLAAGAVLLAPLWLYQIWAFIAPGLYSKERKYALTFVFFASILFAAGAVLAYLLIPHALELLMNFGGDQFITALTGDKYISFILSLLLIFGVSFELPLFVVMLNRVGVLKYQMLKKWRRGLIMVVFVFAAFATPGSDPFSMIALAGALVVLLEISIQIARFHDRKLDKERGTEGWDQLADDEAAPFDYTPSKIDEEPSAATNGKRTSTDDVT, from the coding sequence GTGGCGGATTCCGCCTCCGGTGAGGAGCGCCGCGGCCCGAAGCGGCGCAAGCGCAGTCGTCGGAGCAACCCCGACGGCACGATGACGCTCATCGAGCACATCTACGAGTTCCGGCGCCGTCTGGGCTTCGCGCTGCTCGCCATCCTGGCGGGCGGGATCATCGGCTTCCTCTGGTTCCAGACCAAGGTGGGGCCGATCCCCTCGCTCGGCCAGATCATGACCGGCCCGTACTGCGGCATCCCGTACCAGCGCAGGCTCGGTGGAGAACTCAACGGTCCCTGTCAGCTGCTCCAGACGGTCCCGTTCGAAGCCTTCATGATCCAGTTGAAGGTCGGTCTCGCCGCGGGCGCGGTGCTGCTGGCCCCGCTGTGGCTCTATCAGATCTGGGCGTTCATCGCGCCCGGCCTCTACTCGAAGGAGCGCAAGTACGCGCTCACCTTCGTCTTCTTCGCGTCGATCCTGTTCGCCGCCGGCGCCGTGCTGGCGTACCTGCTCATCCCGCACGCTCTCGAGCTGCTGATGAACTTCGGTGGCGACCAGTTCATCACCGCCCTCACCGGTGACAAGTACATCTCGTTCATCCTGTCCCTGCTGCTGATCTTCGGCGTCAGCTTCGAGCTGCCGCTGTTCGTGGTGATGCTGAATCGCGTCGGCGTCCTGAAGTACCAGATGCTGAAGAAGTGGCGCCGCGGCCTGATCATGGTCGTGTTCGTCTTCGCCGCCTTCGCGACGCCCGGTTCGGACCCGTTCTCGATGATCGCCCTGGCGGGTGCGCTGGTGGTCCTGCTGGAGATCTCGATCCAGATCGCGCGCTTCCACGACCGCAAGCTCGACAAGGAGCGCGGCACCGAGGGCTGGGACCAGCTCGCCGACGACGAGGCCGCGCCGTTCGACTACACGCCGAGCAAGATCGACGAGGAGCCGTCGGCCGCCACGAACGGCAAGCGCACCAGCACCGACGACGTCACCTGA